Proteins from one Escherichia coli genomic window:
- a CDS encoding autotransporter domain-containing protein, translated as MQKKTLLSACIAIALSGQSWGAEITEGESADSMRRSSQMTCQSEGHARPSTKLKTVPEKCAVVTNNGFSSLLALGATAVLTTLAVIELSHDNEHSAHSSFSQPIQPDDNGPLPPPLPSDEDSDIPVKPDNADDVTPPDKGGDVTPPDNSDDDVDPPRTEPVVFDNNVTWDKDAQTLKIRGATFTYTQNEDGSYTLTAKDGRKTIVTEWENHEETHTAIFSGVSTTGDTEWRYDDEGKLHVTQLASVVSDGTTGRIITVNDAIITDQGGNTALNGGTVMMINGDNIALTNEGKTEAVGEDSVVGILTGDNITINNNGETVVDGGTAVIVNGDRTILNNTGDSTVINGGTGALIIGNDVRTDNKGHMTVDGQNSTGSKIVGNNATVKQEGDLYVSNAARGIDVEGNGAVVSNKGNITVVDEKSTGVSLSGDASTFINMGDISVSNGSSEANATGILIEGNHSTLINVGDIISNNFSTGIRVAGDDGQISLAGRMDVGNYSTGLDVSGNNNAMTLATNELNVTGNMSTGVNISGDGNNIDITGNILVDKDQTADNAADHFFDPSVGIRVSGNSNDLMLDGQLTLKVDSELAQHAYGNFSGSQENISGLVVSGDDNSVTLRGGIQLIGEASSMTDGSVPAASRTGYGDIPLIQIDGHSSVYLGGDSVISGEFPVGYTDIIQTSNNAFLEITDDATFSMKDIDVYAHYNNSTSAILSASSGSQVINNGFVELWNIGFAEISGTGSVATNNGTVLLEQYDYSSEIDVSPESSSRAFFSYVGGTAVNNGTITAKVMEQYSVLNMFNALSLSDPSVFNNSAISMTGMTAQDDGSALNGANGVIDMYGRGNVGMLAINNSTVNNAGQITLDTLWVDENDTTTLRNDIGSGNARKYGVGMAVGTDSYDGARKNATAFNQQPGTITIYNAGAGMAAYGTDNTVVNQGTINLEKNENFDDSLGANKLVGMAVYNGGTAVNDQTGIININAENGQAFYNDGTGTIVNYGTICTFGICQDQNAYNPTDGFVSLSWRNGDIITVEGETLNLSSYGGTTDITATAETLVTNAGTVTGGPVTVAGFGHLVNETTGSINEVDIATGGEYTNQGTTKTVSVDGGVFTNEGVVTGQVGTTVAGSVINNSGTINTVEQWASTFYNAGTVTAWKGASASTVMNNEADGTVNKVNFSAAATFNNAGTVHSGSVDKNATFNNLDGGVVDLLDNGLWAGHFNNWGTVNGDADIATGGNGHTLYNGTTGVINGQVTTSNNNAGSRAINDGTINIDKNNTIAMNAHGSAKMVNNGTINVGSEGTTQTGMIGMQLASDAKADGVVENNGTINIYANNSWAFSKLGSNGHIVNNGTVYIDDSVNGSGLIKQSGTAIEGSGEGGDGTEVHYVDFTAPEEPTITPYDGSHSSSVSRNDGMNNLNGYVVGTNADGSAGKLMVNNASMKGVEINTAFAAGTADKTVSFDDVVQGSNLTDAQAITSTSVVWQATGSTDASGNVDVTMSKNAYTDVATDASVNDVAKALDAGYTNNELYTSLNVGTTAELNSALKQVSGSQATTVFREARVLSNRFSMLADAAPKMGNGLAFNVVAKGDPRAELGNNTEYDMLALRKTLDLSENQTMSLEYGIARLDGDGAQKAGDNGVTGGYSQFFGLKHQMSFDNGMSWNNALRYDIHQLDSSRSVAYGDISKTADTNVKQQYLAFRSEGAKTFEPREGLKVTPYAGVKLRHTLEGGYQERNAGDFNLSMNSGSETAVDSIVGLKLDYAGKDGWSANAALEGGPNLSYTKSQRTASLAGAGSQHFKVDDGQKGGGINSLASVGVKYSSKESSLNLDAYHWKEDGVSDKGVMLNFKKTF; from the coding sequence ATGCAAAAGAAAACGTTATTATCAGCGTGTATCGCTATAGCGTTAAGTGGCCAAAGCTGGGGGGCGGAAATAACAGAAGGCGAGAGTGCAGACAGTATGCGCAGAAGCTCTCAAATGACATGTCAGTCAGAAGGGCACGCCCGACCGTCAACGAAGTTGAAAACAGTGCCAGAAAAATGTGCTGTTGTTACAAATAATGGTTTCAGCTCGTTACTGGCATTAGGTGCCACGGCGGTACTGACAACACTCGCAGTGATTGAATTGTCTCATGACAATGAGCATTCTGCTCACTCTTCTTTTTCCCAGCCCATACAGCCAGATGATAATGGCCCTCTACCGCCACCCCTTCCCAGTGATGAAGATTCAGATATACCTGTAAAGCCAGATAACGCCGATGATGTTACCCCCCCAGATAAAGGCGGTGATGTTACTCCACCCGACAATAGCGATGATGATGTTGACCCCCCGAGAACAGAACCCGTTGTCTTTGATAACAATGTGACATGGGACAAGGACGCGCAAACCCTGAAGATTCGCGGGGCGACGTTCACTTATACCCAGAATGAAGATGGTAGCTACACGCTTACGGCAAAAGATGGCCGAAAAACCATTGTGACAGAGTGGGAAAACCATGAAGAGACTCATACCGCCATCTTTAGTGGAGTGAGTACCACTGGTGATACGGAATGGCGCTACGATGACGAAGGTAAACTCCACGTCACACAGTTAGCCAGCGTCGTGTCTGATGGAACAACGGGCAGAATAATTACCGTTAATGATGCAATTATCACTGACCAGGGCGGCAACACGGCCCTGAATGGCGGTACGGTGATGATGATTAATGGTGACAACATTGCGCTGACAAACGAGGGTAAAACAGAGGCTGTCGGTGAAGATTCGGTGGTCGGTATCCTGACCGGCGATAATATAACCATTAATAATAACGGTGAGACGGTTGTCGATGGTGGCACGGCGGTTATCGTCAATGGCGATCGTACAATCTTAAATAACACCGGCGACTCCACTGTCATTAATGGTGGAACAGGGGCCCTTATTATCGGTAATGATGTCAGGACCGATAATAAAGGCCATATGACGGTTGATGGGCAAAATTCAACGGGCAGCAAAATCGTTGGTAATAATGCGACGGTTAAACAGGAAGGGGATTTATACGTTAGCAATGCTGCACGGGGTATTGATGTTGAGGGCAATGGCGCAGTCGTCAGCAACAAAGGCAATATAACGGTGGTTGATGAAAAATCGACCGGCGTTTCTCTTAGCGGCGATGCGTCGACGTTTATTAATATGGGGGATATATCTGTTAGTAATGGCAGTTCAGAGGCCAATGCGACAGGGATTCTGATTGAGGGCAATCATTCTACCCTTATCAATGTGGGTGACATTATTTCGAATAATTTCAGTACCGGGATTCGCGTCGCTGGAGATGACGGTCAGATTTCTCTGGCTGGCCGTATGGATGTAGGGAATTATTCAACCGGTCTGGATGTATCTGGAAATAATAACGCCATGACGCTGGCGACGAATGAGCTTAATGTGACCGGCAATATGTCTACCGGAGTAAATATTTCGGGTGATGGTAATAATATCGACATTACCGGAAATATTCTGGTGGATAAAGATCAGACGGCTGATAATGCAGCAGATCACTTTTTCGACCCTTCCGTGGGCATTCGTGTTTCGGGAAACAGTAATGACCTGATGCTTGATGGTCAGTTAACTTTGAAGGTTGATAGCGAACTTGCGCAACACGCCTATGGTAATTTCAGTGGTAGTCAGGAAAACATCAGTGGGTTGGTGGTTTCAGGGGATGACAATAGCGTTACCTTACGGGGTGGTATTCAACTGATTGGTGAAGCATCGTCCATGACGGACGGTTCAGTCCCTGCAGCCAGTCGTACGGGCTATGGTGATATTCCGCTCATTCAGATTGATGGTCATTCGTCGGTTTATCTGGGGGGAGACTCCGTAATCAGCGGTGAATTTCCTGTGGGCTATACCGATATTATTCAGACAAGCAATAATGCCTTTCTTGAAATCACGGATGATGCGACCTTCAGTATGAAGGACATTGATGTTTATGCGCATTATAACAATTCGACATCAGCAATACTTAGCGCCAGTTCAGGATCGCAAGTCATCAATAACGGGTTTGTTGAACTCTGGAATATTGGGTTTGCCGAAATATCGGGTACGGGATCCGTTGCGACGAATAACGGCACTGTTTTACTTGAACAATATGATTACTCATCCGAAATCGATGTATCGCCGGAATCCTCCAGTAGGGCCTTTTTTAGCTACGTAGGCGGAACTGCGGTGAATAACGGTACCATCACGGCTAAAGTGATGGAACAGTATAGCGTTTTGAATATGTTCAATGCTTTGTCATTGAGCGACCCCTCAGTTTTTAATAATAGCGCTATTAGTATGACGGGCATGACTGCTCAGGATGATGGTTCAGCACTGAATGGTGCGAATGGCGTAATTGATATGTATGGCCGGGGTAATGTCGGCATGCTGGCGATTAATAATTCAACTGTAAATAATGCGGGCCAGATTACCCTGGATACGCTCTGGGTAGATGAAAACGACACCACTACCTTACGCAACGATATCGGCAGCGGCAATGCGAGAAAGTATGGTGTCGGCATGGCGGTAGGAACGGACAGTTATGATGGGGCAAGGAAAAATGCCACCGCGTTTAATCAGCAGCCAGGCACGATCACTATCTACAATGCCGGGGCCGGGATGGCGGCATACGGTACCGATAACACCGTGGTTAATCAGGGTACCATCAACCTCGAGAAGAATGAGAACTTTGATGACAGCCTGGGGGCGAATAAACTCGTCGGTATGGCAGTTTATAATGGCGGTACCGCAGTTAATGACCAGACAGGCATCATCAATATCAATGCTGAAAACGGGCAGGCGTTCTATAACGATGGCACCGGGACTATTGTTAACTACGGAACTATCTGTACTTTTGGTATATGCCAGGATCAAAACGCCTATAACCCGACTGATGGGTTTGTTTCATTAAGCTGGAGAAACGGCGATATCATTACGGTCGAGGGGGAAACGCTTAACCTGTCTTCATATGGCGGTACTACTGATATCACGGCAACAGCCGAAACCCTGGTAACCAACGCGGGTACGGTTACCGGGGGGCCTGTCACCGTGGCTGGCTTTGGTCATCTGGTCAATGAAACCACGGGCAGTATAAACGAGGTTGATATTGCAACGGGTGGGGAATACACCAACCAGGGCACGACAAAAACCGTTTCTGTGGATGGCGGCGTGTTTACTAACGAAGGTGTAGTGACCGGGCAGGTAGGTACAACCGTTGCGGGTTCTGTTATCAACAACTCCGGCACTATCAACACTGTTGAACAATGGGCCAGTACATTTTATAACGCCGGGACGGTAACCGCCTGGAAAGGGGCCTCTGCTTCTACCGTGATGAATAACGAAGCGGATGGAACGGTCAATAAAGTGAATTTTTCTGCCGCAGCCACCTTCAATAACGCAGGAACGGTTCACAGTGGTTCGGTTGATAAAAACGCGACATTCAATAACCTGGACGGTGGTGTTGTCGATCTTCTTGATAACGGACTTTGGGCTGGGCATTTCAACAACTGGGGTACAGTGAATGGTGATGCTGATATCGCTACCGGCGGTAATGGGCATACGTTGTATAACGGTACGACAGGTGTGATTAACGGCCAGGTTACGACGTCAAATAATAACGCCGGTAGCCGGGCAATTAACGATGGCACTATCAATATTGATAAAAATAATACCATCGCCATGAATGCGCACGGCAGCGCAAAAATGGTTAACAATGGCACCATCAATGTCGGCAGCGAAGGCACGACACAAACAGGCATGATTGGGATGCAATTAGCATCGGACGCCAAAGCGGATGGTGTGGTTGAAAACAACGGTACGATTAATATCTACGCCAATAACTCCTGGGCTTTCAGCAAGCTCGGGAGCAATGGTCACATTGTTAACAACGGCACTGTTTATATTGACGACAGCGTGAATGGTTCCGGATTGATTAAACAATCTGGCACGGCGATAGAGGGCAGTGGCGAAGGGGGAGACGGTACGGAAGTACACTATGTCGACTTTACCGCGCCGGAAGAACCCACCATTACGCCATACGACGGCAGCCATTCTTCTTCCGTTAGCCGTAACGATGGCATGAACAACCTCAATGGTTACGTGGTGGGAACGAACGCCGACGGTAGCGCCGGTAAGCTGATGGTCAACAACGCCAGTATGAAAGGCGTGGAGATCAACACCGCTTTTGCGGCGGGAACGGCGGACAAAACCGTCAGCTTTGATGATGTGGTGCAAGGCAGCAACCTGACCGATGCGCAAGCGATCACTTCGACATCTGTTGTCTGGCAGGCGACAGGCAGTACCGACGCCAGCGGCAACGTTGATGTGACCATGAGCAAAAACGCCTACACCGATGTGGCGACGGATGCCTCAGTGAATGACGTGGCAAAAGCGCTGGATGCGGGTTACACCAACAACGAGCTGTATACCAGTCTGAACGTCGGCACCACTGCAGAGCTGAACAGCGCGCTAAAACAAGTCAGCGGGAGCCAGGCTACCACGGTATTCCGTGAGGCGCGCGTGTTAAGTAACCGCTTCAGCATGTTGGCGGACGCAGCACCGAAGATGGGCAACGGTCTGGCATTTAACGTGGTGGCGAAAGGCGATCCGCGTGCTGAGCTGGGTAACAATACCGAGTACGACATGCTGGCGCTGCGTAAAACCCTCGACCTGAGCGAAAACCAGACCATGAGCCTGGAGTACGGTATCGCCCGTCTGGACGGCGACGGTGCGCAGAAAGCGGGTGATAATGGTGTTACAGGCGGCTACAGCCAGTTCTTTGGCCTGAAGCATCAGATGTCCTTTGACAACGGTATGAGCTGGAATAACGCGCTGCGTTACGATATCCACCAACTGGACAGCAGCCGTTCGGTGGCTTACGGCGACATCAGTAAGACGGCAGACACGAATGTGAAACAACAGTACCTGGCGTTCCGCAGCGAAGGGGCGAAAACCTTTGAGCCGCGCGAAGGGCTGAAAGTCACGCCGTATGCGGGTGTCAAACTGCGTCATACGCTGGAAGGCGGTTATCAGGAGCGTAACGCCGGAGACTTTAACCTGAGCATGAACAGCGGCAGCGAAACGGCGGTGGACAGCATCGTCGGGCTGAAGCTGGACTACGCAGGGAAAGACGGCTGGAGTGCGAACGCCGCGCTGGAAGGTGGGCCGAACCTGAGCTACACGAAGAGCCAGCGCACGGCAAGCCTGGCAGGCGCAGGCAGCCAGCACTTTAAGGTCGATGATGGGCAGAAGGGCGGCGGTATCAACAGCCTGGCAAGCGTCGGCGTGAAGTACAGCAGCAAAGAGAGCTCGCTGAATCTGGATGCCTATCACTGGAAAGAAGACGGCGTCAGCGATAAAGGCGTGATGCTCAATTTCAAGAAAACGTTCTAA
- the ydbL gene encoding YdbL family protein, with protein sequence MMKKTLLLCAFLVGLVSSNVMALTLDEARTQGRVGETFYGYLVALKTDAETEKLVTEINAARKVSYQQLAKQNNVSVDDIAKLAGQKLVARAKPGEYVQGINGKWLQK encoded by the coding sequence ATGATGAAGAAAACATTACTTCTTTGTGCGTTTCTTGTTGGGCTGGTAAGCAGCAATGTAATGGCATTGACTCTGGATGAAGCCAGAACTCAGGGGCGGGTAGGTGAAACATTTTATGGTTATTTGGTTGCGTTGAAAACGGATGCTGAAACAGAGAAATTAGTAACCGAGATTAATGCCGCACGTAAAGTGAGTTATCAACAACTGGCAAAGCAAAATAATGTATCGGTAGATGATATCGCGAAGCTTGCCGGACAAAAGCTTGTAGCTCGGGCCAAACCGGGGGAATATGTGCAGGGAATTAACGGGAAATGGTTGCAAAAATAA
- the ynbE gene encoding YnbE family lipoprotein yields the protein MKILLAALTSSFMLVGCTPRIEVAAPKEPITINMNVKIEHEIIIKADKDVEELLETRSDLF from the coding sequence ATGAAAATTTTACTGGCTGCGTTGACGTCATCTTTTATGCTGGTTGGCTGTACGCCTCGCATTGAAGTCGCTGCACCTAAGGAACCGATCACTATCAATATGAACGTTAAAATTGAGCATGAGATCATCATCAAGGCAGACAAAGATGTCGAAGAGCTGCTTGAAACTCGTAGCGATCTTTTCTGA
- the ydbH gene encoding YdbH family protein produces the protein MLGKYKAVLALLLLIILVPLTLLMTLGLWVPTLAGIWLPLGTRIALDESPRITRKGLIIPDLRYLVGDCQLAHITNASLSHPSRWLLNVGTVELDSACLAKLPQTEQSPAAPKTLAQWQAMLPNTWINIDKLIFSPWQEWQGKLSLALNSDIQQLRYQGEKVKFQGQLKGQQLTVSELDVAAFENQPPVKLVGEFTMPLVPDGLPVRGHATATLNLPQEPSLVDAELDWQENSGQLIVLARDNGDPLLDLPWQITRQQLTVSDGRWSWPYAGFPLSGRLGVKVDNWQAGLENALVSGRLSVLTQGQAGKGNAVLNFGPGKLSMDNSQLPLQLTGEAKQADLILYARLPAQLSGSLTDPTLAFEPGALLRSKGRVIDSLDIDEIRWPLAGVKVTQRGVDGRLQAILQAHENELGDFVLHMDGLANDFLPDAGRWQWRYWGKGSFTPMNATWDVAGKGEWHDSTITLTDLSTGFDQLQYGTMTVEKPRLILDKPVVWVRDAQHPSFSGALSLDAGQTLFTGGSVLPPSTLKFSVDGRDPTYFLFKGDLHAGEIGPVQVNGRWDGIRLRGNAWWPKQSLTVFQPLVPPDWKMNLRDGELYAQVAFSAAPEQGFRAGGHGVLKGGSAWMPDNQVNGVDFVLPFRFSDGAWHLGTRGPVTLRIAEVINLVTAKNITADLQGRYPWSEDEPLLLTDVSVDVLGGNVLMKQLRMPQHDPALLRLNNLSSSELVSAVNPKQFAMSGAFSGALPLWLNNEKWIVKDGWLANSGPMTLRLDKDTADAVVKDNMTAGSAINWLRYMEISRSSTKINLNNLGLLTMQANITGTSRVDGKSGTVNLNYHHEENIFTLWRSLRFGDNLQAWLEQNARLPENGCPQGKGCEEKQ, from the coding sequence ATGCTGGGTAAATATAAAGCCGTTCTCGCGCTGTTATTACTGATTATTCTTGTGCCGTTGACGCTGCTGATGACGCTCGGCTTGTGGGTTCCCACGCTGGCGGGCATCTGGCTACCGCTCGGGACACGTATTGCATTAGATGAAAGCCCACGCATTACGCGTAAAGGTTTAATCATTCCCGATCTCCGTTATCTGGTGGGCGATTGTCAGCTTGCGCATATCACCAACGCCAGCCTTTCACATCCCAGCCGCTGGTTATTGAACGTCGGCACGGTAGAACTTGATTCTGCTTGTCTGGCGAAATTGCCGCAGACGGAGCAATCGCCAGCCGCTCCAAAAACCCTCGCGCAGTGGCAGGCCATGTTGCCTAACACCTGGATCAATATCGATAAACTGATTTTTTCTCCCTGGCAGGAATGGCAGGGAAAACTCTCTCTCGCATTAAACTCCGATATCCAGCAACTGCGTTATCAGGGCGAAAAAGTTAAATTTCAAGGCCAGCTGAAAGGGCAACAACTTACAGTCAGCGAACTGGATGTCGCTGCGTTTGAAAATCAGCCGCCGGTTAAACTGGTGGGGGAATTTACTATGCCGCTAGTGCCGGATGGACTTCCTGTAAGGGGTCATGCTACTGCGACGTTAAACTTGCCGCAGGAGCCTTCACTGGTGGATGCCGAGCTGGACTGGCAGGAAAATAGCGGGCAATTGATTGTGCTGGCACGGGATAACGGCGATCCGTTGCTCGATCTGCCGTGGCAAATTACTCGCCAACAATTGACCGTAAGCGATGGTCGCTGGAGCTGGCCGTATGCAGGTTTTCCTTTGAGTGGACGACTGGGTGTCAAAGTCGACAACTGGCAGGCAGGGCTTGAGAACGCTCTGGTCAGCGGACGACTGAGTGTGCTGACCCAGGGGCAAGCGGGTAAGGGCAACGCGGTGCTTAATTTTGGCCCAGGAAAATTAAGTATGGATAACAGCCAGCTGCCTTTGCAGCTGACCGGTGAAGCGAAACAGGCGGACCTCATTTTATATGCCCGTTTACCTGCGCAGCTAAGCGGAAGTCTGACTGACCCAACGCTGGCCTTTGAGCCAGGCGCGTTATTACGTTCGAAGGGAAGAGTCATCGATTCGCTGGACATCGATGAAATCCGCTGGCCTTTAGCGGGTGTAAAAGTCACCCAACGTGGTGTTGACGGACGTTTGCAGGCCATTTTGCAGGCGCATGAAAATGAACTGGGCGATTTCGTACTGCATATGGATGGGCTGGCGAATGATTTTCTCCCTGACGCTGGCCGCTGGCAGTGGCGCTACTGGGGAAAAGGGAGTTTTACACCGATGAATGCCACCTGGGATGTCGCAGGAAAAGGTGAGTGGCATGACAGCACGATTACGCTGACCGATCTCTCAACCGGTTTCGACCAGTTACAATACGGTACGATGACGGTAGAAAAGCCGCGATTAATTCTCGACAAGCCCGTCGTCTGGGTACGTGACGCACAGCATCCCTCCTTTAGCGGCGCGCTGTCACTGGACGCCGGGCAAACGCTGTTCACTGGCGGCAGTGTGTTACCGCCATCAACCTTAAAATTTAGCGTCGATGGACGCGATCCGACGTATTTCCTCTTCAAAGGGGATTTACATGCTGGTGAGATTGGGCCGGTGCAGGTAAATGGACGCTGGGACGGCATTCGCCTGCGCGGTAACGCCTGGTGGCCTAAACAATCACTGACCGTATTCCAGCCGCTGGTGCCACCCGACTGGAAGATGAACTTACGCGATGGCGAACTATATGCCCAGGTCGCATTTTCTGCTGCGCCTGAACAAGGATTCCGCGCGGGAGGGCACGGTGTGTTGAAAGGCGGTAGTGCCTGGATGCCAGATAATCAGGTCAACGGTGTCGATTTTGTTTTGCCATTTCGCTTTTCCGATGGAGCCTGGCATCTGGGGACTCGCGGCCCCGTTACGTTGCGAATTGCCGAAGTGATTAATCTGGTGACAGCGAAAAATATTACGGCTGACTTGCAAGGGCGTTATCCGTGGAGTGAAGACGAACCATTGTTGTTGACCGATGTTAGCGTCGATGTGTTAGGCGGTAACGTGCTGATGAAACAATTACGCATGCCGCAACATGACCCGGCGCTGTTGCGGCTGAATAATCTCTCATCCAGCGAACTGGTTAGCGCCGTCAATCCGAAACAATTCGCCATGTCCGGGGCATTTAGTGGTGCATTGCCGTTATGGCTAAACAACGAAAAATGGATTGTGAAAGATGGCTGGCTGGCAAATAGTGGACCAATGACCTTGCGACTGGATAAAGACACCGCAGATGCGGTAGTGAAAGACAATATGACCGCGGGTTCAGCAATTAACTGGTTGCGCTATATGGAAATTAGCCGTTCATCGACAAAAATTAATTTAAATAATCTCGGTTTATTAACCATGCAGGCCAACATTACAGGTACCAGTCGCGTTGATGGTAAAAGCGGTACGGTAAACCTTAATTACCATCATGAAGAGAATATTTTTACGCTGTGGCGCAGTTTACGCTTTGGCGATAATCTCCAGGCATGGTTGGAGCAGAACGCGCGTCTGCCGGAAAATGGCTGTCCGCAAGGAAAAGGGTGTGAGGAAAAACAATGA
- the ldhA gene encoding D-lactate dehydrogenase has protein sequence MKLAVYSTKQYDKKYLQQVNESFGFELEFFDFLLTEKTAKTANGCEAVCIFVNDDGSRPVLEELKKHGVKYIALRCAGFNNVDLDAAKELGLKVVRVPAYDPEAVAEHAIGMMMTLNRRIHRAYQRTRDANFSLEGLTGFTMYGKTAGVIGTGKIGVAMLRILKGFGMRLLAFDPYPSAAALELGVEYVDLPTLFSESDVISLHCPLTPENYHLLNEAAFDQMKNGVMIVNTSRGALIDSQAAIEALKNQKIGSLGMDVYENERDLFFEDKSNDVIQDDVFRRLSACHNVLFTGHQAFLTAEALTSISQTTLQNLSNLEKGETCPNELV, from the coding sequence ATGAAACTCGCCGTTTATAGCACAAAACAGTACGACAAGAAGTACCTGCAACAGGTGAACGAGTCCTTTGGCTTTGAGCTGGAATTTTTTGACTTTCTGCTGACGGAAAAAACCGCTAAAACTGCCAATGGCTGCGAAGCAGTATGTATTTTCGTAAACGATGACGGCAGCCGCCCGGTGCTGGAAGAACTGAAAAAGCACGGCGTTAAATATATCGCCCTGCGCTGTGCCGGTTTCAATAACGTCGACCTTGACGCAGCAAAAGAACTGGGGCTGAAAGTAGTCCGTGTTCCAGCCTATGATCCAGAAGCTGTTGCTGAACACGCCATCGGTATGATGATGACGCTGAACCGCCGTATCCATCGCGCGTATCAGCGTACTCGTGACGCCAACTTCTCTCTGGAAGGTCTGACCGGCTTTACTATGTATGGCAAAACGGCAGGCGTTATCGGTACTGGTAAAATCGGTGTGGCGATGCTGCGCATTCTCAAAGGTTTTGGTATGCGTCTGCTGGCGTTCGATCCGTACCCAAGTGCGGCGGCGCTGGAGCTCGGCGTGGAGTATGTCGATCTGCCAACCCTCTTCTCTGAATCAGACGTTATCTCTCTGCACTGCCCGCTGACACCGGAAAACTACCATCTGTTGAACGAGGCCGCCTTCGATCAGATGAAAAATGGCGTGATGATCGTCAATACCAGTCGCGGTGCATTGATTGATTCTCAGGCGGCAATTGAAGCGCTGAAAAACCAGAAAATTGGTTCGTTGGGTATGGACGTGTATGAAAACGAACGCGATCTGTTCTTTGAAGATAAATCCAACGACGTGATCCAGGATGATGTCTTCCGTCGACTGTCTGCCTGCCACAACGTGCTGTTTACCGGGCACCAGGCATTCCTGACAGCAGAAGCTCTGACCAGTATTTCCCAAACTACCCTGCAAAACTTAAGCAATCTGGAAAAAGGCGAAACCTGCCCGAACGAACTGGTTTAA
- the hslJ gene encoding heat shock protein HslJ produces MKKVAALVALSLLMAGCVSNDKIAVTPEQLQHHRFVLESVNGKPVTSDKNPPEISFGEKMMISGSMCNRFSGEGKLSNGELTAKGLAMTRMMCANPQLNELDNTISEMLKEGAQVDLTANQLTLATAKQTLTYKLADLMN; encoded by the coding sequence ATGAAGAAAGTAGCCGCGCTTGTTGCGCTAAGCCTGCTGATGGCGGGATGTGTAAGTAATGACAAAATTGCTGTAACCCCAGAACAGCTACAGCATCATCGCTTTGTGCTGGAAAGCGTAAACGGTAAGCCCGTGACCAGCGATAAAAACCCGCCAGAAATCAGCTTTGGTGAAAAGATGATGATTTCCGGCAGCATGTGTAACCGCTTTAGCGGTGAAGGCAAACTGTCTAATGGTGAACTGACAGCCAAAGGGCTAGCAATGACCCGTATGATGTGCGCTAACCCGCAGCTTAATGAACTCGATAACACCATTAGCGAAATGCTGAAAGAAGGTGCACAAGTGGATCTGACCGCGAACCAGTTAACGCTGGCGACCGCGAAACAGACATTAACTTATAAGCTGGCGGATTTAATGAATTAA
- the ydbJ gene encoding putative hemolysin — MRAAFWVGCAALLLSACSSEPVQQATAAHVAPGLKASMSSGGEANCAMIGGSLSVARQLDGTAIGMCALPNGKRCSEQSLAAGSCGSY, encoded by the coding sequence ATGCGAGCAGCGTTTTGGGTAGGGTGTGCCGCTTTATTATTGTCGGCGTGTAGTAGTGAACCTGTTCAGCAGGCGACTGCGGCGCACGTAGCGCCAGGTTTAAAAGCGTCGATGTCCAGTGGTGGAGAAGCAAATTGTGCAATGATCGGCGGTTCGCTTTCTGTTGCCCGTCAACTGGATGGTACGGCGATTGGGATGTGTGCATTACCCAACGGCAAACGCTGTAGCGAACAGTCACTTGCCGCCGGGAGCTGTGGCAGCTATTAA